AGTAGTGTTGTAACAGATACATCAATATTATCAAGGATAGTATTAGGAAGAATACCAACAAGGATAGTAAGGAATAGAAGAGGAAGGATAAGGTGGAATTCTCGTCGGTTGATATCTTTAGTAAAGTTAAGGTATTGACTATATGTACCAAATGAGATACGGTTATAAAGCCAGATAGAATAAGCAGCACTAAGAACAATACCAGAAGCAGCGAGAACAGCAACGATAGGGTTAAATTGGAATGTACCAATAAGACAAAGTAGTTCACCAACCCAATTAGCACTAAGAGGGATACCAGCATTGAAAATAGTAAATAGGAAGAAGAATACAGAGAAAATAGGCATATATGTAACAACACCTCGATAGTATCGAATAGTACGAGTATGGAATCGATCATAAAGAACAGCACCAACAAGAATGAAAAGTGCAGGACTAACGAATCCATGGGCAATAGAAAGAACAATAGAACCTTCAATACCTTGGATAGTATTAGAGAATAGTCCAAGAGCAATAATACCCATATGCCCAATACTTGAATATGCAACAAGAGCCTTGAAATCAGTTTGTCGAAGAGTAGCAAGACTAGCATAAATAATACTCATAATAGCCATAGTTTGTACAAGAGGACTGAAGTAATATGAAGCATCAGGAAGGAATTGTAGTAGAAGACGTAGACTACCATATGTAGCCATCTTAAGAACAATACCAGCTAGTAGAATACTACCAGCAATAGGAGCTTCAGCATGGGCTCGATATAGCCAAGAATAAAGAGGCCAAAGTGGGAATTTAATAGCCATACTAATAAATACACCAATCCATAGAAGTTTTTGTACAGAAGGATCGAAATGGAATTGTTGGATAAGTTGGAAATCAGTAGATCCAACATTATAATAAATAGCTAGGATAGAAAGTAGCATAAATAGAGAACCAGCAAGAGTAAATAGGAATAGAAGGAAAGCGGCTCGGATTCGGTTAGCACTACTACCCCAAATACCAACAATAAGGAAAAGAGGGATAAGAACACTCTCGAAGAAGATATAAAATAGCATAATATCAGTAACAACAAATAGAAGAATAAGAAGAGTTTCAAGAAGAAGCATAGTACATAGATAAAACTTCACATTGTATTTGTTACCTCCAAGAGTAGTAGAAGAAGAGATTTTCCAACTAGCAAGGAAAGAAATAGGAAATAGGAAAGTAGTAAGAATTACGAAATAAATAGAAATACCATCAACACCCATTTGAAAATCAGAAGAGAATGATTTAGATGTAAGTAGATGGAAAGTAAATTGATAATCCGGAGTAGAAGGATCAAATAGAACAAGAAGGATAAGAGAATATAGAAATGCAATAATAGAAACAGTAAGAGCAATATATTTGATTTTTGTATCCGGATCAACATGACTTTGATTTTGAAGAATAGGAAGATGTTGATGAGTTTGATAAGATGGAGCAATAATAGCAACACCAAATAGAGGAATAAGAATAAGAGTAAGAAGGATCATGGTAATGAAGATAAGAATATCGAATGATCAGAATCTGTCGTAATGAGAAAGAAAAGTAGCAATTGTAAAATAGATAAGAATGAAGTAGTAAAAGAATTGCTAATTTGCCTATAAATGCAATTGATAGGGATAAGAGAGAGAGTTTTGTATATAGAGGGATAAAGTATAGAACGGTGAATATAATAGTGATGTTGACTAGTGTGGGTAGTACGATATACTTATAATATTTATTATATTGTAATAAATAGATGTAACTATTCTATCTGTTCAGAATATATATATATATATATATATATATTATTATTCTGATGTCTCATTGACTTTATACTTGTATAGTATGTACTATCTATGAAATAGAATAAGTAAGGGAATGTATTGTCTTTCCTTAGAGAGATATATATATTATAAAGTTCTTTTGTATGTAATATAATACATTACTATTAGTGTAGGTCAATAGCATCTTTAATGTATGATGATGTAAGAATACAGAATACATAAGCTTGAATAAATGATACAGCAAATTCAAGTACAATAATAGCAATGAAGATAACAAATGGAACAATAGTTAGGATACTAATAAGGAAACTAGATGTAAATAGTGAGAATAGGAATCCACCAAGAATTTTCATTAGTGAGTGTCCAGCAGCCATATTAGCTAGTAGCCGTACTCCCAGTGAAAGTGCACGAGCTAGATAAGAAATTAGTTCAATAGGTGCAAGGAAAGGAACTAGAGCAAGAGGAGTACCTGCAGGAACAAAGAATGAGAAGAAGTGTACTTTATGGATACTTAGTCCAAGGATAGTAACACCAATAAATACAATAACACTAAGTCCCATAGAAACAATAGCTGATGTAGTAACTGTGAATCCGTATGGGATATTTCCGTTTAGGTTAGCGAATAGTAGGAAGAAGAATAGAGAATAAACAAAAGGAAGGAATCGTTCGTTAGCTGCACCAACTTGTGATTTAACAAGTCCATGAACAGAAGCGAAACTAGATTCAAGTGAAAGAC
This sequence is a window from Malassezia restricta mitochondrion, complete genome. Protein-coding genes within it:
- the nad4 gene encoding NADH dehydrogenase subunit 4; the protein is MILLTLILIPLFGVAIIAPSYQTHQHLPILQNQSHVDPDTKIKYIALTVSIIAFLYSLILLVLFDPSTPDYQFTFHLLTSKSFSSDFQMGVDGISIYFVILTTFLFPISFLASWKISSSTTLGGNKYNVKFYLCTMLLLETLLILLFVVTDIMLFYIFFESVLIPLFLIVGIWGSSANRIRAAFLLFLFTLAGSLFMLLSILAIYYNVGSTDFQLIQQFHFDPSVQKLLWIGVFISMAIKFPLWPLYSWLYRAHAEAPIAGSILLAGIVLKMATYGSLRLLLQFLPDASYYFSPLVQTMAIMSIIYASLATLRQTDFKALVAYSSIGHMGIIALGLFSNTIQGIEGSIVLSIAHGFVSPALFILVGAVLYDRFHTRTIRYYRGVVTYMPIFSVFFFLFTIFNAGIPLSANWVGELLCLIGTFQFNPIVAVLAASGIVLSAAYSIWLYNRISFGTYSQYLNFTKDINRREFHLILPLLFLTILVGILPNTILDNIDVSVTTLLYQV
- the atp6 gene encoding ATP synthase subunit 6, with protein sequence MLYNIHSPLEQFEVVSLAYTEIPYFGHVALTNLGLYTIITVFFVLAFHILGFNHKIVPSRWSLSLESSFASVHGLVKSQVGAANERFLPFVYSLFFFLLFANLNGNIPYGFTVTTSAIVSMGLSVIVFIGVTILGLSIHKVHFFSFFVPAGTPLALVPFLAPIELISYLARALSLGVRLLANMAAGHSLMKILGGFLFSLFTSSFLISILTIVPFVIFIAIIVLEFAVSFIQAYVFCILTSSYIKDAIDLH